A genome region from Gigantopelta aegis isolate Gae_Host chromosome 3, Gae_host_genome, whole genome shotgun sequence includes the following:
- the LOC121368593 gene encoding EMILIN-2-like: protein MGARTPMPGLDTSRNSINLARTDVLEPSQWIFFLTCNSQSNPEDFATKQDLARLETRIQSLETSKRNLEIEVQSLKASNLYLEAQLKTKQDLTPPISFRAGFSNDPSPVKYSNGQIVVFDKIYLNDGNAYTAHSGMFRAPVSGLYIFTLHVLPSSGAMSFIIVQDNKSVAHMEGTASGGTESMQIAVHVHKNQDVWISKIWGDGDTLRGQMLSTFSGFLLRIDDDKSHNSNGGSIVVG, encoded by the exons atGGGAGCTCGTACGCCTATGCCTGGCTTGGACACATCTAGGAATTCGATAAATCTGGCTAggacagacgtgcttgaaccttcacaGTGGAT tttctTTCTCACTTGTAATTCTCAGTCTAACCCTGAAGACTTTGCCACAAAACAAGACCTGGCGAGGTTAGAAACCAGAATTCAGTCGTTGGAAACCAGTAAACGCAATTTGGAAATAGAGGTTCAATCGCTGAAAGCCAGCAACTTGTATCTGGAAGCAcagctgaaaacaaaacaag atcTCACACCTCCGATTAGTTTCAGAGCTGGATTTTCAAATGATCCATCTCCAGTAAAATACAGCAACGGCCAGATTGTAGTCTTCGATAAAATTTACCTCAACGACGGCAACGCGTACACCGCGCACTCGGGAATGTTTCGCGCACCAGTTTCTGGACTATACATATTTACACTGCATGTTTTGCCTTCTTCTGGAGCGATGTCGTTTATAATAGTACAAGACAACAAGTCGGTAGCACACATGGAAGGTACGGCATCCGGCGGAACAGAAAGCATGCAGATAGCTGTACACGTCCACAAAAACCAAGATGTGTGGATTTCGAAGATCTGGGGTGACGGAGATACATTACGTGGTCAAATGTTGTCGACGTTCAGCGGCTTTCTGCTTAGAATCGACGACGACAAGTCTCATAATTCAAACGGGGGATCAATCGTCGTGGGATAA